aacccttgcctcttgcattggcaggcggactcccaaccactgcaccaccagggaagccctgtgcctgACATTATTAATCAGTCctcaaattattaatgaaataaattaatgggTAAAAATTGTTCCTGAACAAAGGCAGATGTCTGTCTTTTAGCAGATAACAACTTATAACAGCAAGGAAGGCAAATTGACAGTGTTCGGACTGCTTGAGGATATTCTatccaaatgaaatttaaaattcattctatTGAATAGTTAGCCTGTagtgttggatttttaaaaggaaaactgctAATTCTCTATGAAGGGTAGTCTCTTTCTCATATCACTATAATAAATGTGTCTAGAAAAACCGTCTCTAGAGAAACAAGCATTGAATTCTTCACTTGTTAGGGTTTGGGATtattgaaagaaaagacaaatacctaTCCTTAGGGGCTATATATTACACTTCGGAGGCTCAGGAGAGAAGTGCCTAAAATAGTAGTTGCAAGGCCAGACCTCAGTCATACGAACCAGGGTGTTTACTATCAGATTTTGTTTAAACAAATGAGCTCACTGGAGGCTCTCTAAGGCAAACCGTTGCCTTTTTGAAAATCAAGCTTCCTAGGGCATTTTGGGGGGAACAGTGCTTACTACATTGAGGGGTTTCATTGAAATAATgactgtttatttcttctttctagcTGGAAACTTTTGGGGTAGAACATTGTCTGCTATCTCCAGTTCCACAGACCCAACCAGTTACGATGGTTTTGGACCATTTATGCCAGGTTTCGAAATCATTCCATATAATGATCTGCCTGCTCTTGAGGTACTTCATTTAGCATCATGGGGCTTTAGTTCATAGTAAATAGAACTTAAatttgttgaatgtatgaattaaaaacagatatatgATTGTACTGAGAATCTGTTGTATTAAAGTTAGACCAAGTTTCACACTTGTTCTCTGTAATAGTCAGTTAGTTTCCAAGTTTCCAACATGGGGAAACCAGGTTCTGTGGTCTAATCCTGACAGCCAACTAACCACTTTAGATTTATCTCCTGTATAAGTATTAACTTGGGTATTACCTGTTAATTACTTTAATAGACAAAATTAGTCAGTTTTCAGCCATTCagccagctttttaaaattatgaagtggAAGAATTGTAAAGTAAAAAGATACACTTTTAAtgtatctatttaattttttttttttttttggctgcgcggcttgtgggatcttatttccctgaccagggatcaaacctgtgcccccctgcagtggaagcaaagagtcttaacccctggaccaccagggaattccctttaatggctttttaaaaggccactttcattattttttaaaaattttttatttatttatttatttattttttggctgtgttgggtcttccttgctgcgcgcaggctttctctagttgtggcgagcgggggctactcttcgttgcggtgcgcgggcttctcattgcggtggcttctcttgttgctgagcttgggctctaggcgcacaggcttcagtagttgtggcacgtgggctcagtagttgtggctcatgggctctagagcgcaggctcagtagctgtggttcacaggcttggttgctccgcggcatgtgggatcttcccagaccagggctcgaacccgtgtcccctgcattggcaggctgattcttaaccactgtgccaccagggaagtccctcattagtttttatttatagtacatttaagtatatattagaaaataaaggatGGAGTAGCTTAAAGCTGAGGTATTTAGAGCTTTTGGTAATTGAATGTCAGTCAGAAAAGTTATGCTTTGAAGTCAGAATATAAGTTAGTGTGAAAACTTAATTTGCACACTTATTCTTAACGGGAAAATATGCGCGTTGTGTGATTTCAGATTTCCAAATAGGCTTGAAAGGAAGTtactaaaaacattttcatgCCGTTTTTGTAGCGTGCACTTCAGGACCCAAATGTTGCCGCGTTCATGGTGGAACCAATTCAGGGTGAAGCAGGCGTTGTTGTTCCAGATCCAGGCTACCTTGTGGGCGTGCGAGATCTCTGCACCCAGCACCAGGTCAGCCACCTGCAcacctgcccacctgcctgcctctctTAGGGTTTGGCCGATAGGATAAATGCGAAGATTATATCACCTCTCCACTAGAGGGAGACTTCATTCTAAGAGCCGCAGGACTTTCTAGTGGTGATAGAACTTTCTAGCAGCAGGCTGCAAAGAAGCTGACTTTATACTGGCTGGGCCCTGGCAGAGCTACAGACTTCCGGGCCCTAACCATggttccttcctctctgctctggcAGCCTGTACtccgatccttctcaaaccctcTGTCGTATCCCTTTGCTCCAGAATTtaagctctctctccctctttactGATAAATGTTGTGGAATAAACAAGGGAATTTATGCCCAGAGAGTAGTTATGTTCAGAAACCCCCCACAAAACCCTTTGCCTAAGTGCCTTACCACTTTGTAGAACAGTGCAGAATGGGCCTCTGGGGACTGAGTGGCCTGACATAGGAAATAACTGTGTGTCTACAGGGTTTTCACAGGACACAACTCTTGAAGCTGTGTgggtaattaaaatgttttcacaaaTCTGAGGGGATGTCAGAATGACAGATTTGTGCAGGGAAGAGTAAAATAAAGATCACTATTTCCctatggaaatgaaaatgataattaatgctgttttgttgttttccgATAGGTTCTGTTTATTGCTGATGAAATACAGACAGGATTGGCCAGAACTGGTAGATGGCTGGCTATTGATCACGAAAATGTCAGACCTGATATGGTCCTCCTAGGAAAGGCACTTTCTGGTGGTTTATACCCTGTAAGTCCAATGTTcaacctctctttctcttccctattCTCATGAATCCTTAAGATATTTTTACATTAGCCGACTGTGATGATAGTGCTTTTCTGATGGTTTGGTTTTACTtcgtgatatatatacatataggtcACCTGGAATACGtgtaataaaaacatttcagagtTCCATGGGGTGACCCACTTAGTTATTTTAACTGAAGAATTGAGTGTGTCTTGGGATTTGCTCTGCTGCATTTGTTTTGGATGAAAACATTTTATCCCAAAAGTACTCCTGTAGACCTTTATGCTTTTTTCCCATAGTTCAGAGACATAGTATTACTAATTGTTTAAAACCATGACCGATTAATTTAGAGATtggaaaaaattaatgtttaactGTAATTCTTTTCTTGGGTTTGCTATTCAGAGCCAACAATTGGTATGGACTAAAGGGCTCTGAATATATAGTGCAGAACATTGTTTTCTAAACAGTTAAACAAAGCATTTCACCTTGAGAGTGGAAAGACTTCTAAATTATATCACTGCAGAAATAGCTTTCTTCTTTTGGTTCCAAAATGCTATTCTGTGCCATTGAAGTGTGCCTGATGTGCTTGGAACGTGTTAGGGCATCACTCAGTTTGTCACTGCTAGTTAAGGTGGCAGATGTGTAGCACTTGTTGGTTGAAAGTTTATGTCAAATTTAGTATcagcttcataaatatttgtgttcCTGGTAAGAATAAGAAGCGTTCATCTGAGAAAAGACTGGGTCGGCGCTGAAGTCTCTGTCTTTCAGGTATCTGCAGTGTTGTGTGACGATGAGATAATGCTGACCATTAAACCAGGGGAACATGGTTCAACGTATGGTGGCAACCCACTAGGCTGCCGAGTGGCCATCGCGGCCCTGGAGGTAAAGACTGCAGCTGTACAGTAGCTAGTCCTGGAGGCGGTGCTGAAGTGCCTTTTAGGTTTGAGCCCACTGGTGAGATAAGAAATGTAATAAGATTGCCGAGTATTACACAACATGAAGTACAGAGGAAAGGGTTTAGGGGCAAGGCATTCTCAAAAAGTAATTTAACCTTGGCCTAGTAGACGGGAATCCTCCGGGGGCTTCCCAAGTTTGCAGTCTCCTGGGGCTTTTGGCCCGTAGGCCCTGGCCTGTCCACATAGAACTCTCACTCTGTGACCGGGCCTGGCCTGTGAAGCCTCTGGTTTATTAGCACatgtggctttttgtttttgttgttgttaaagtgTGGATTTGAATGCTTTTAGACTTATTCCTCAAGTGCCTACAAAAGGCATAAAATTATTATCTCTGAGGATGgactttttagggaaaaaaacaaagggaactctATTGCAGTTAAAAAGTTAAAGTATATTTAGTCCATTGATTTATTCacctaagaagaaaatatatcagttgcattaaacaaattttaatccTTATTTTGCCACAGAAGCAGATTGATTATGGGTTTATGACTAAAGCAAGGCTCTGTCTGAGCTAGCGTATGTTAGATGATTAGAAATCAAACTGGTATAggctttggaaaacagaaatgaaagttaAGTTACTCTGGTCTTTATCTGATCATGTTCTTCCTGTGCTTATAATCCACATTCCCCTCCAAAGAACAATGTAAAAGAAAAGGCAATCTTAATATTTGTGTAATTTCTCTTCAAACATAggttttggaagaagaaaagcttgctgaaaatgcagagaaaatgggTATCATCTTGAGAAATGAACTCATGAAGCTACCTTCTGATATTGTAAAGGCTGTAAGAGGAAAAGGATTATTAAATGCTATTGTTATTAGAGAAACCAAAGGTACggagacaaaatattttacaagataTTACTGTTATAGGAAGAGCTCAAAATACATTTGGTATTTTATCTGGTTGTTGGTTTCCTCTGTTTGAAACTATTGACTGGCCTCCTATTGACCAAGTCTTTTAGGCTCTGCCTAATACTCTTATTACCTGATTTATATTAATGGTCTTAAAAATATAGCTCTTTCCTACATGAAGGCACATATAACTAATTTcacctattttcatttctttaagtcATTTGTTATTCTGCCTTAGGTTATTTATGCAGTACTTGGagatttcagtttattttctgttAAGAAGTCTGCACAGAGCGCTTTGCAGTCCCATTTCCTCTTCGCTCTCCTTTCCTCACTCAACTTTCATACTTTGCATATCAGTAGAGGTAGTAGGAGCAGTAGTGATaataaggatgatgatgatgatgttgataataaaaataaccccAGCTGCCACTTAACTGAGTGTTTAGTGTCTAACACATCATTTCTAATCCTTAAGCGTTCCTTGCTGGATTTTCTTGCCCTAACCCTTCCTTTTAAAGCAGTGATTTTAACCTTGACTGcattttagaatcacctggggagctttttaacAAATTAATCCAAGCCTAGCCTCGCTGCAGAGATATGGATTTGatgggtctggagtggggcccagACATTGGCCGCGACCCTTTCATTGATTCtggtgcagccagggttgagggTCGCGAGAGTCAAAATGATGAGAGTCTAGTTCTGCCAGCTCAGGAAGCAAATCCAGGTTAGGAATGTGTAGTGTTCACTGCGTTTTGAGTATTGCCTGCTCTATGCCAGTTAGTTTATCTGTATCataccccagggcttccctggtggcgcagtggttgagagtccgcctgccgatgcaggggaacacgggttcgtgccccggtccgggaagatcccatataccgcggagcggctgggcccgtgagacatggccgctgagcctgcgcgtccggagcctgtgctccgcaacgggagaggccacaacagtgagaggcccgcgtaccggccaaaaaaaaaaaaaaaaaaaaaagctgtatcaTACCCCAATTCTTTTTGTATTGGTTCCTTGTGTCATTAATTACATCTGCCTTAGCATGTAAGTTTTTTGCTAggtctttttcacttaacaaaaaactaacaaaaaccaTGTCTAATCATACCATTCAAACCACTGCtgaaaaataacttcatttttaagaGTAAGAACAAAGCAAGCTTGCAGCTCAGAGCTGTGTTTCTTGAGTCAGGTGTTGGGGATTCTGTCTTGCCAGGCTGCCCTGCCCATGCACAAGGGAATGTGTAAACGTTTATCTTGGATCAGCATACAAGTTTGACGGTTTTTCTTTAGATTATGATGCTTGGAAGGTGTGCCTGCGACTTCGAGATAATGGACTTCTGGCCAAGCCAACCCACGGTGATATCATCAGGTTTGCACCTCCGCTTGTGATCAAGGAGGATGAGATTCTGGAGGCCGTGGAAATCATTAACAAGACCATCTTGTCTTTCTGAGGGTGACAGTTTTCAGTGGTGCCTGGGAGCCAGCTGGAGACAGGCAGTTCATAAACCTCTGAGTTTCTGCACTTAATGCAGGCATATTCCACTCCGCCATGtcaagggctttttaaaaaatatatgtttttcagTTCATACGTAATAGAATGACATTTATAAACGTGCAGTTTGCTGTGTAACATAACTAAGAGAATGTCCTGGCATCTTATTTTCgattaagtgtgtgtgtgtgtgtgtgtgtgtgtgtgtttgtttgtttgtttgtgtgcaCTTTCTAAGGTGAGATACATCTCTCTATATAGACAGCCTTTTAATCAAGCCCCTCAgcataatttatatatgttttaataatttccttgctGGTATAAATTGTATTTGAAAAAGTTATAGGAGAGTATTGCATAGAAGATTAGCTTAACCTCATAAAGTTGAGTCATAGTCATTGAATTTTAGGAAGGATTAATGGTTAAGCTTATATAAAATACTAGATTTAAGTAAACTCCATATTGGCCAGCACCAAGATGTATTCTATGAATGTCATTACTTTGAATTAAGAATTATTGTTTAACATTCCTagattatgttttatgttttaagtgtttgatataatttgtaaaaagtgtttattttcaatgtttctttaaatttaaaataaagctcatatttaaaatgtctaCTTTGGGACCAGTGTGTGATTACTGCAGTGTTATCAATTACCTCACATTTTAAACCCCTCTGAGAATGTTCTTACCTgatttatttcatgtgttttctaagaacattttggtttctttggcAATCTCTagaaaaacaaattgtaaaaaGTCTCTTTTAGTACTACCTTTTCCGCTTTCAAAATAACTGCTTTTTCCCCATGTGTATACTagtatttaccatttttattaaagtatccTTGTTATGCATggtattgtttctgtttctttgtttggttttaccTGAACAGAGTATTTTGGATGCTTTTCTATGTCAGTAGTCACAAGTTTATGTCATTCTCttttagatgaaaaaattaatcagtctaTCTAAGAAAGAAACggaaaattttattcgagccaaattgaggattataacgcCAGAACagctcagaaagctctgagaactgtttcGCCGCCTGTTAGAAgtcaaaacagggacttccctggtggcacagtggttaagaatccgcctgccaatgcaggggacacgggtttgagccctggtccgggaagatcccacatgccgcggagcaactaagcccgtgctccacagctactgagcctgcgctcaagagcccgcgagccacagctactgagcccacgtgccacaactactgaagcctgagcgcctagaccccgtgctctgcaacaagagaagccactgcagtgagaagcccacacaccgcaacgaagagtagcctccgctcactgcaactagagaaagccggcgtgcagcaatgaagaccaaaacacagccaaaaataaataataaataaatatattttttaaaaaaggtcaaaACAGTTTTACGTAAGTTTTTTGAGAGGGCTGTACACTAGATGATGTATTATTGACAGCGTACACGGTCTGGCGAGCAGTGGGTCATGGGTCATTTTGGCCtcttacaagattaagaaggaatgcAGGACTttcttggtggtccagtgattaagactctgcccttccacggcatggggcatgggttccatccctggtagggaactaagatcctgcgtgctgagTGGTGTgccgctccccgccccccaaccccccccaccaaaaacaaaacaaaacaaaacgaatgTTATCTTTAAGGAGTGGTCTTGGTGGTGCTAGAAAAtattgctctttatggttgagcagttATTTCTGCCGATGGGGAGGTTTGGTTGCTGCTTAATGCAGATACACAGTGCAcagtagaggggagagaggaggccaaagggcagagaatttatgtttaaatttttcttgtcttgccataaaatatgaattttatttcacactctAATGACTATAGTATTTTATCTTAAGTGGGTATATTATAATTTCATATCAGGAGACGTTTGAGTTGTCTCCagtttttcacttgttttttcttttagaagtggAACGAACTTTAATAGCCTTTTTTTCCGGTCTTATTGAGAAATAATACATtagacatacatcactgtataagtctAAGGTGTACAGCGTGATGGTGTGATTTCCATATGTTATGAACACTTTTTCACTCTTTAAATAGCTGGTCACGACCACTTCGTATCTTACGTGTGAGTGTCTCTGTGGAGTAGATCCCTAGAGGTGGATCGCTGTGTCAAGGGAACAACTTATTTGTTGGTGCCACATTGCACCCTGCCCCCACCAGGTTCTAACGAGTCACCGCAGAGCAGCATGGGAGTTAGTGACCAGATTTGTGAGCCACAGGTTACAGGAGGGTCTGCCTGTACCAATGGCAACACTTATTGGTCTGGGTGGGAGGTTCTGGCTTAGGCCTGCCGGGCCCCTGAGTGTGAGGCCCCTCATAAAACATCAGAGGGTGCCACGTCTCACCCCTGGTTGGGACTGTGGGACGGGTTATTAAGGTGGATGCTGCTTCCAATCACATCCCCTtgtgcacattagaatcaccagggGTTTCTCAGGCCTTACTCCAGACCGGAATCTCTGGGGTGTCCCCAGGCATCAGTAACtttaagctccccaggtgattctggtgtgCACTCAGGGCTGAGAACCTGTCTTAGGAATCTCAcctaaatgcagattctgattcagtgtgtGTGGGTGACCGGAGATTCCGCCTCTCCTGTAAGCTCCCGGCGGAAGCAGGTGATGATGCTGCCTTAAGGCACAAGATCATTATCAGGAGTAAGTTTAATTTGCATTCAGCAATTCTCACCCATCAGAGAAGGCCTAAAGGTGAGGTGAATTTAACAAATCAACAAGCTTCCTGCTAAATTCTTTGAGGGCCTTGATGGTTTGAGGAAGGCCCTGTAGGAAAGCATAGTTAGAACCTGGGGTGCAATAAGGTGGCCAAGGGTGTTGGCGAGTCTGGAATCCCGGGCAAGCAGCTGGGGCTTTAATTGGTCAACAATGGGATCTGAGGGGAGGGGGTGAAGTGGGGAAGTAGGATGATCCCAAATGAGTTAGGAAAGGCCACCAGCTGCACAGCTGCTCACCCAGTGTACgcttactgtttttatttatttatttatttattttaaattttttttttttttttttgcggtacgcgggcctctcacagccctgcttactgtttttaaaattttatttatttatttatttttggctgcattgggtcttcgtggctgcgcgcaggctttctctggttgtggcgagcgggggctactcttcgttgcggtgcgtggccttctcatcgcggtggcttctctggttgcggagcacgggctctaggcgcgcgggcttcagtagtttgggcacgcgggctcagtaactgtggctcgtgggctctagaacacaggctcaggagttgtggcgctggggcttagttgctccacggcatgtgggatcttcctggaccagggcttgaacccgtgtcgcctgcattggcaggcggattcttaaccactgcgccaccagggaagcccatgcttaCTGGTTTGCCAGCCATGTCTGGGGCTGTGGGTGTGTGGACAGCAAACAAAGCAGGAAGGCCCTCACGCTTCCGAGTCCCCCCCCGGGGATGAAGCAGGGGAGCCTGggtggtggggaggcagggaggaggtaGAGGCTTTGGAATTGGACCTGGTGTGGAATGTCAGACCTATTGCCACATCTTAGAGCCTCACTCCTCATTTGAGGAGGTGGGATAATACCCACCTTTCAGGAGAGGTCTGAGGACTAAGATGGTGTAGGCAAAGCCCCGGCACAGCACCTGGCAGAGCTCTAGATCAGTGAATGAGATGCTCACCTTTGTGGTACAGATGCCACCTTATGGCATATGATCATTAGCAGGAGGCCCCAGCACACAAATTCAGGTGGGGGGAGGAACTCTGGAAGGGTGACagccagaggaggggagaggagactgGCTGGGCCCTGAAGGAGAAGAGTGGCCCAAAGTAGAGGACCCACAGTGAGAACGGGATGCCCAGATACAGGCCCTGGGTTAGAGTCATCCAAAGAAAGATAATCCAGGAGCTattttgtatatacacacaaaccctgtgttaatttgctagggctgccgtaacaaagcaccacagactgggtgtctttaatgacagaagtttattttctcacaattctggaggctagattTCTGAGATCAAGGTGActgcagagttggtttcttctgagacctctcacatgatctgtgtgtctgtgtcctaacctcttacaaggacaccagtcatattggattaggacccaccctaacgACCTCATTTTAGCCTCATTATCAATTTAAAGGCCTGATCTCCGAATGCAGTCACATCctgaggttctgggggttagTTCTTCACCGTAAGAGTGTGGGAGGGCGGCACAGTTCAGCCCGTAACAAACTCCAATGACGACTTGTTCTTTGGATTCCGACCATCTCGGACACCTCATCTAAATGGATCACTGCACACATAAGAAAACAGGGTTGGGACAAGATGTCCGATTTACCCAGGATAATACATGAGGAGGAATTACAAAGGTTGAAGTTACAGTGTGTTTCAGGCACTAGGAATTTAAAGATCCCAGCTTCCTCGTGACAGGAAGGGGACACACCACGTGGGAACCACTTGTAGGTTTAGATCCGTTTCTCAACACTGGCTGCCTATCAGGGTCACCTGGAGCGCTTAAAAACGTCTATCAATGTCCAGGCCTCACCTCAAACAAATTCCATCAGAATCTCAGTATATTAAATGCTCCCTAGGGGAATCTAGTGTGCAGCCTTTGCAAAGTGGATATTGAATGTGGACGCACGAGTGGATATTGACTGTAAAGCAGGATGCCATTCACTAAACCTACCATTCCATGCGCTGGGCTTGCACTAGGGTCCACTGGTGAAAGAGACAGACATGGTCCTTGACCTCTTGGGGCTTTTTAGTCAGtatgttaccgagtccaagctcgtgTTGCTcgctgcacaacaggccaataaatggAGAGAGGAACTGATGGGGCAAAGAATAGCGGCTTTATTTGGAAAGGCAGCAGACAGAGAAGattgtggactagtgtcccaaagaagcATCTCACCACACCCCCTTCcctttcagtataaaagaagctagagttcaggcttcttttatactagaaggggagggggcgtggctggttgctgcaaacttcttggtgtcagaatcctttgttcttgcagctgtccacgtaggtcaggtcacgatgttcctgtaaacctctaACAAGAAAAAACGTTATTCTccattctgcaactttttatctctatgtgaaTGAAAGCGTTATATacttttaaaggtcagagccttgacaGTGAGCTATCCTGTCTATCTCAGGATATAGGCAACTTTCTtcacttgtagcaaaagcaatagaatgcAAAGTTTAAAGAAACAGATCCCGCATGgggtcagatttgttcttccctattacgagtacatttatttgaaaaatattatgta
The sequence above is a segment of the Physeter macrocephalus isolate SW-GA unplaced genomic scaffold, ASM283717v5 random_1349, whole genome shotgun sequence genome. Coding sequences within it:
- the LOC102986882 gene encoding ornithine aminotransferase, mitochondrial, translating into CSLLVGVEAGETACKLARRWGYTVKGIPKYKAKIVFAAGNFWGRTLSAISSSTDPTSYDGFGPFMPGFEIIPYNDLPALERALQDPNVAAFMVEPIQGEAGVVVPDPGYLVGVRDLCTQHQVLFIADEIQTGLARTGRWLAIDHENVRPDMVLLGKALSGGLYPVSAVLCDDEIMLTIKPGEHGSTYGGNPLGCRVAIAALEVLEEEKLAENAEKMGIILRNELMKLPSDIVKAVRGKGLLNAIVIRETKDYDAWKVCLRLRDNGLLAKPTHGDIIRFAPPLVIKEDEILEAVEIINKTILSF